In the genome of Lysobacter sp. 5GHs7-4, the window TGGCCAGCGCCACGTTGCTGCACGCGCTGCGCGCGCAGGGCCTGCGCGCGGTCGGCATGAAGCCCGTCGCCAGCGGCTGCGAGGTCACGCCGCAGGGCCTGCGCAACGAAGATGCCTTGCTGCTGCAGGCCGCCAGCGCGCCCGTGCCGGACTACGCCGACATCAACCCCTACGCCCTGCGCGCGCCGCTGGCGCCGGAGCTGGCGGCCGCCGACGACGGCGTCGAGATCGCCCTGCCGGTGCTGCTGAGCGCGTACCGGCGCCTGGCCGCGCAGGCCGACGCGGTGGTGGTGGAGGGCGTGGGCGGCTGGGCCGCGCCGCTGTCGGCTGGCCTGGACCAGGCCGAGCTGGCGCGCGCGCTG includes:
- the bioD gene encoding dethiobiotin synthase yields the protein MSARSYFVTGTDTGIGKSVASATLLHALRAQGLRAVGMKPVASGCEVTPQGLRNEDALLLQAASAPVPDYADINPYALRAPLAPELAAADDGVEIALPVLLSAYRRLAAQADAVVVEGVGGWAAPLSAGLDQAELARALEAQVVLVVGLRLGCINHARLTARAIEAEGLPLIGWIANEMDPHMDRRDDNFRLLQDRLRVPCWGRLPYAPQPDPLRFSPRLQVP